In Promicromonospora sp. Populi, one genomic interval encodes:
- a CDS encoding sugar phosphate isomerase/epimerase family protein — MIAPVAAQLWSVHTLARQDLPGVLRRIAEIGFVAVEPIDLYGRTPAEFRALTDEVGLEICSAHAPFPAGDDGERTLDVYQELGVDTLAWSLEAEELVTRDTLLRGLDRVDDGARRAARRGMTIAYHNHFAEFTGTTDGRTVYDELLDAVDPAVVLEVDLYWVAVAGVDPAALVRRLGDRVRLVHAKDGPAQGMDDVMVALGEGAVDVDPAIAACPALDWCVVELDRTSGDMFDALRRSYDHVVGRGLAWGHRTTTEPEVAR; from the coding sequence GTGATCGCGCCCGTCGCGGCCCAGCTCTGGTCGGTGCACACGCTCGCGCGGCAGGACCTGCCGGGGGTGCTCCGCCGGATCGCCGAGATCGGGTTCGTCGCGGTCGAGCCCATCGACCTGTACGGCCGCACGCCCGCCGAGTTCCGGGCGCTGACCGACGAGGTCGGCCTGGAGATCTGCTCCGCCCACGCCCCGTTCCCGGCGGGAGACGACGGCGAGCGGACCCTCGACGTCTACCAGGAGCTGGGTGTAGACACACTCGCCTGGAGCCTGGAGGCCGAGGAGCTCGTCACGCGCGACACGCTCCTGCGGGGGCTGGACCGGGTGGACGACGGCGCCCGGCGGGCCGCCCGCCGGGGCATGACGATCGCCTACCACAACCACTTCGCCGAGTTCACCGGCACGACGGACGGGCGCACGGTCTACGACGAGCTGCTCGACGCCGTCGACCCGGCGGTGGTGCTGGAGGTCGACCTGTACTGGGTGGCGGTAGCCGGCGTCGACCCCGCCGCTCTGGTGCGCCGGCTCGGCGACCGGGTGCGCCTCGTGCACGCCAAGGACGGCCCCGCCCAGGGGATGGACGACGTGATGGTCGCCCTGGGGGAGGGCGCCGTCGACGTGGACCCCGCGATCGCGGCGTGCCCCGCCCTCGACTGGTGCGTGGTCGAGCTCGACCGCACCTCCGGGGACATGTTCGACGCGCTGCGGCGCTCCTACGACCACGTCGTGGGCCGCGGCCTCGCCTGGGGACACCGCACGACGACAGAGCCGGAGGTGGCGCGATGA
- a CDS encoding NAD-dependent epimerase/dehydratase family protein, whose product MSALRTLFIGGTGVISSACVRAAVTAGHEVTVVTRGRSRQRPPPDGVRALEADARDAEALRGVLRGVLGDERFDVVASFIGYSASDVAVDLEVFAGRTDQYVFISTCSVYAHPAAVLPLRESAARSAPLFEYPANKIVCEDLLLAAHRTTGFPVTIVRPAHVYDRTTLPLLAGWTAVERMRQCRPVVVHGDGTSLWNLMHADDFARAFVPLLGNPRAVGEAVHVTSSELITWDQIHLAVARAAGVEPVLVHRSSEDIGRVVEWMDVVLREDFRHSVLYDRSRLGDLVPGFAEQYTVASGMRETVEWFDADPARRTVDESLDEAFDVLAGTRAPVG is encoded by the coding sequence ATGAGCGCCCTGCGCACCCTGTTCATCGGCGGCACCGGGGTGATCAGCTCCGCCTGCGTACGGGCGGCGGTAACCGCCGGGCACGAGGTCACGGTCGTCACGCGCGGCCGGTCGCGGCAGCGGCCGCCGCCTGATGGGGTGCGCGCCCTGGAGGCCGACGCCCGCGACGCCGAGGCTCTGCGCGGTGTGTTGCGCGGAGTGCTGGGCGACGAGCGGTTCGACGTGGTGGCGAGCTTCATCGGCTACTCGGCGTCGGACGTGGCGGTCGACCTGGAGGTCTTCGCCGGGCGCACGGACCAGTACGTGTTCATCTCCACCTGCTCCGTGTACGCCCACCCCGCCGCGGTCCTGCCCCTGCGGGAGTCGGCGGCCCGGAGCGCCCCGCTCTTCGAGTACCCGGCGAACAAGATCGTGTGCGAGGACCTGCTGCTCGCCGCGCACCGCACCACCGGTTTCCCGGTGACCATCGTGCGGCCCGCGCACGTCTACGACCGCACCACGCTGCCGCTGCTCGCCGGGTGGACCGCCGTCGAACGCATGCGCCAGTGCCGCCCCGTCGTCGTGCACGGCGACGGCACGTCGCTGTGGAACCTCATGCACGCCGACGACTTCGCCCGGGCGTTCGTGCCGCTGCTCGGCAACCCGCGCGCCGTCGGCGAGGCGGTGCACGTGACGTCGTCCGAGCTGATCACCTGGGACCAGATCCACCTCGCGGTGGCGCGGGCCGCAGGCGTCGAGCCGGTGCTTGTGCACCGGTCGAGCGAGGACATCGGCCGAGTGGTCGAGTGGATGGACGTGGTGCTGCGCGAGGACTTCCGGCACAGCGTGCTCTACGACCGCTCCCGCCTGGGGGACCTCGTGCCCGGCTTCGCGGAGCAATACACGGTGGCCTCGGGGATGCGCGAGACCGTCGAGTGGTTCGACGCCGACCCGGCGCGGCGGACGGTCGACGAATCGCTCGACGAGGCCTTCGACGTCCTGGCCGGCACCCGGGCACCGGTCGGGTGA
- a CDS encoding glycoside hydrolase family 9 protein has protein sequence MTNAAGAHRTEVLANHLGYTTGGSKKVVVATTAPVEVFSARLVGGPGGPGGPDGIVDGIDDGIGAVQLDVGTDTRIGGWTTGTYRRIDLPAGLPEGSYRVDVETSSGTASSRTFAIGDHRLQYSTVSDVVAYFRSVRSSGEIDRKDRHARFYDDTSGREVDARGGWLDASGDFSKFLSHLTYTRMMSPQQIPLCAWALLAARDELERRHPELWRAQGYRLRDEGLFGADFLVRFQDPEGFFYTGIFDALTKNLDERVINAPLQNSVRTQRWQAAYRHGGGLAIAALARASTLDDDGDDYTRPQYLAAALRGFEHLEAHNTEYLFDGQESVIDDYCALLAATELVAALRASGGDSGGGLVEQAARRRAASLRARYREDDGGVGYLLGDVEGRPFFHAAETGLPVVALLRFAEVLGEPAGVNEETTAARRTALDLALATAARVDAVPNPFGYLRQYVQPTGDEPRNAFFYPHKNETGYWWQGENANISSVAYAASRCADLDICPEPDRERLRKLADDLVHWVTGLNPFDTSMLQGRGFHNAEYSTAFQNVPGGILNGITSGFDDEDDIAFLPEGPAAAGDSWRWAEQWIPHTGWFLLAVSAAR, from the coding sequence ATGACGAACGCAGCGGGAGCCCACCGGACCGAGGTCCTGGCCAACCATCTCGGCTACACGACGGGTGGCTCCAAGAAGGTGGTGGTGGCGACCACGGCACCCGTCGAGGTCTTCTCGGCCCGGCTGGTCGGCGGCCCGGGTGGGCCGGGTGGGCCGGACGGGATCGTTGACGGGATCGATGACGGGATCGGTGCGGTACAGCTCGACGTCGGCACCGACACCCGCATAGGCGGCTGGACCACCGGCACCTACCGCCGTATCGACCTCCCGGCCGGCCTGCCCGAAGGCAGCTACCGCGTGGACGTCGAGACGTCGTCGGGCACCGCCTCCTCGCGGACCTTCGCCATCGGCGACCACCGCCTGCAGTACTCGACCGTCTCGGACGTCGTCGCCTACTTCCGGTCCGTGCGCTCGTCCGGCGAGATCGACCGCAAGGACCGCCACGCGCGGTTCTACGACGACACCTCCGGCCGTGAGGTCGACGCCCGCGGCGGCTGGCTGGACGCCTCCGGCGACTTCAGCAAGTTCCTCAGCCACCTCACCTACACGCGGATGATGAGCCCGCAGCAGATCCCGCTGTGCGCCTGGGCCCTGCTGGCCGCCCGTGACGAGCTGGAGCGCCGCCACCCCGAACTCTGGCGGGCCCAGGGTTACCGCCTGCGAGACGAGGGGCTGTTCGGCGCCGACTTCCTGGTGCGTTTCCAGGACCCCGAGGGCTTCTTCTACACGGGGATCTTCGACGCGCTCACGAAGAACCTCGACGAGCGGGTCATCAACGCCCCGCTGCAGAACAGCGTGCGCACCCAGCGCTGGCAGGCGGCCTACCGGCACGGGGGCGGGCTGGCGATCGCGGCGCTGGCCCGGGCCTCGACTCTGGACGACGACGGCGACGACTACACGCGCCCGCAGTACCTCGCCGCCGCGCTCCGCGGGTTCGAGCACCTGGAGGCGCACAACACCGAGTACCTGTTCGACGGCCAGGAGTCCGTCATCGACGACTACTGCGCGCTGCTCGCGGCCACGGAGCTCGTCGCGGCGCTGCGCGCGTCGGGTGGCGACAGCGGTGGCGGCTTGGTCGAGCAGGCCGCGCGCCGCCGCGCGGCGTCGCTCCGGGCGCGCTATCGCGAGGACGACGGCGGCGTGGGCTACCTGCTGGGCGACGTCGAAGGCCGGCCGTTCTTCCACGCCGCGGAGACCGGCCTGCCCGTGGTGGCTCTGCTGCGGTTCGCCGAGGTGCTCGGCGAACCAGCCGGCGTCAACGAGGAGACGACGGCGGCGCGGCGCACCGCGCTCGACCTCGCCCTGGCCACCGCGGCGCGCGTCGACGCCGTCCCCAACCCGTTCGGCTACCTGCGGCAATACGTCCAGCCCACGGGCGACGAGCCCCGGAACGCGTTCTTCTACCCGCATAAGAACGAGACCGGCTACTGGTGGCAGGGGGAGAACGCGAACATCTCCTCGGTCGCCTACGCGGCGAGCCGGTGCGCGGACCTCGACATCTGCCCCGAACCGGACCGCGAGCGCCTGCGCAAGCTCGCCGACGACCTGGTGCACTGGGTGACCGGGCTCAACCCGTTCGACACGTCGATGCTGCAGGGCCGCGGCTTCCACAATGCCGAGTACTCGACGGCGTTCCAGAACGTGCCCGGCGGCATCCTCAACGGCATCACCAGCGGGTTCGACGACGA
- a CDS encoding carbohydrate ABC transporter permease, whose protein sequence is MSAIERPAWMGTPRIGTTVLRGIGLVILCALVIFPFLVVVSTSLATQADIDANGGYVIWPESFSIEAYRQIFDGTQVTRSIIISVGITVVGTAFSLFCTVLAAYGLSRRGTLFQRGLLTFVLLTLLFGPGMIPVYLMVKNLGMLNTYWALIIPTAVSAFNVVIIRGFIQGIPSELFDAARIDGASEWRVLWLVVIPLSKAAIAVVGLFLAVGYWNNYFGPLLYLNDSNMWPLQLLMRSFVLQNNITSTSSPLPGAAMPPQQAVQMALVVIATVPILCAYPFLTKHMSKGMLTGAVKG, encoded by the coding sequence ATGAGCGCCATCGAACGCCCGGCCTGGATGGGCACACCCCGGATCGGCACCACAGTCCTGCGCGGCATCGGGCTCGTGATCCTGTGCGCGCTGGTCATCTTCCCGTTCCTCGTCGTCGTCTCCACGAGCCTGGCCACCCAGGCCGACATCGACGCCAACGGCGGCTACGTGATCTGGCCCGAGAGCTTCTCGATCGAGGCGTACCGCCAGATCTTCGACGGCACGCAGGTGACCCGCTCGATCATCATCAGCGTCGGCATCACGGTTGTGGGCACCGCGTTCAGCCTGTTCTGCACCGTGCTGGCGGCCTACGGGCTCAGCCGCCGGGGCACCCTGTTCCAGCGCGGGCTGCTGACCTTTGTGCTGCTGACCCTGCTGTTCGGGCCCGGCATGATCCCGGTCTACCTCATGGTCAAGAACCTCGGGATGCTCAACACGTACTGGGCGCTGATCATCCCCACCGCGGTGAGCGCGTTCAACGTGGTCATCATCCGCGGCTTCATCCAGGGCATCCCCAGCGAGCTGTTCGACGCCGCACGCATCGACGGCGCCAGCGAGTGGCGCGTCCTGTGGTTGGTGGTGATCCCGCTGTCGAAGGCGGCCATCGCGGTGGTCGGGCTGTTCCTCGCCGTCGGCTACTGGAACAACTACTTCGGACCCCTGCTCTACCTCAACGACTCCAACATGTGGCCCCTGCAGCTGCTCATGCGCTCGTTCGTGCTCCAGAACAACATCACGAGCACCTCCTCGCCCCTGCCCGGCGCGGCGATGCCGCCCCAGCAGGCGGTCCAGATGGCGCTCGTCGTCATCGCGACCGTCCCGATCCTCTGCGCGTACCCCTTCCTCACCAAGCACATGTCCAAGGGAATGCTCACCGGCGCCGTCAAGGGCTGA
- a CDS encoding ABC transporter permease, giving the protein MVAPAVILLLLFTYIPLLGNVIAFMDYVPFLGFSGSSWVGLDNFTMLFSDPAFWSAFSNTLQITALQLILFFPVPILLAVFLNGVLRSSVQRFVQSVIYLPHFLSWVIIVALFQQMFGGAGVLNRFLITHGISPLEIMSNPETFKLLLTVQGIWKDAGWGTIIFLAAIAAIDGHLYEAATIDGAGPWRRFWHVTLPGMRPIIVLMLILRLGDSLSVGFEQILLQRDAVGPGAAEVLDTFVYFNGVVDGSWGTATAAGLLKGIVSLVLVLAANKLAHKLGEEGIYQR; this is encoded by the coding sequence ATGGTGGCGCCAGCGGTCATCCTGCTGCTGCTGTTCACCTACATCCCGCTGCTCGGCAACGTCATCGCCTTCATGGACTACGTGCCGTTCCTCGGGTTCTCGGGCTCGTCCTGGGTGGGCCTGGACAACTTCACGATGCTGTTCTCCGACCCGGCGTTCTGGAGCGCGTTCTCCAACACCCTGCAGATCACGGCGCTCCAGCTGATCCTGTTCTTCCCCGTGCCGATCCTGCTCGCCGTGTTCCTCAACGGGGTACTGCGCTCCTCGGTGCAGCGGTTCGTGCAGTCGGTCATCTACCTGCCGCACTTCCTGTCCTGGGTCATCATCGTGGCCCTGTTCCAGCAGATGTTCGGCGGGGCGGGGGTGCTCAACCGGTTCCTGATCACTCACGGCATCTCGCCGCTGGAGATCATGTCCAACCCCGAGACCTTCAAGCTGCTCCTGACCGTCCAGGGCATCTGGAAGGACGCCGGCTGGGGCACCATCATCTTTCTCGCGGCCATCGCGGCGATCGACGGCCACCTCTACGAGGCCGCGACCATCGACGGTGCGGGCCCGTGGCGGCGGTTCTGGCACGTCACGCTCCCGGGCATGCGGCCGATCATCGTGCTCATGCTCATCCTGCGCCTCGGCGACTCCCTGTCCGTGGGCTTCGAGCAGATCCTCCTGCAGCGCGACGCCGTCGGGCCGGGCGCGGCCGAGGTCCTCGACACCTTCGTCTACTTCAACGGAGTGGTCGACGGGAGCTGGGGCACGGCCACCGCGGCGGGCCTGCTCAAGGGGATCGTCTCCCTGGTCCTCGTGCTGGCCGCCAACAAGCTCGCCCACAAGCTCGGCGAGGAAGGGATCTACCAGCGATGA
- a CDS encoding beta-N-acetylhexosaminidase, giving the protein MLSYDSSAGSSPGSADADDAAARYATLLPTPSRVLPGSGSLDVGAGLEVRAEGPDARELEHRATRVVARLGLAAGAARSGTPVPLVLRTAGGASCGYVLDVSPDAVTITATVVEHAVHALTTLTQLLPPSALRADGLPAGPVHLPVGRVEDSPRYGWRGAMLDVVRHYAPPRTVLRYVDLLALHKFNRLHLHLTDDQGWRINSERFPRLAEVGGWRPSTRLGPTGEPDHTPHGGVYSLADLAEIVRYARERGIDVVPEIDVPGHTSALRAAYPELGQPGVEHTVQDTVWAGGSSIRPTRDVAAFLVEVLDELVEATGVRYVHLGGDECDMSWWAGDPQVAAEMAEHGYTEPKQMHGHLLRTLAAHLAGRGVRAVVWDEGLLTGGVLPDTVVMAWRGEKASARAARTHDVVRAPLFPTYFNFDQSDDPAEPRSEGGPVTIADVAAFAPVPDDWDDTQRDHVLGGQFQIWSEWVPDERRIDYLAFPRACALAQVLWSGPVGDLDALTTRIAAHLPRLDALGVAYRPLAGPHSWQTGGEGVWRRTASGTINQTRAWVESISDEP; this is encoded by the coding sequence ATGTTGTCTTATGACTCGTCGGCTGGTTCGTCGCCTGGTTCGGCGGACGCCGACGACGCCGCGGCCCGATACGCCACCCTCCTGCCGACCCCGTCGAGGGTCCTGCCCGGATCCGGCAGCCTCGACGTCGGCGCGGGCCTCGAGGTTCGCGCCGAAGGCCCCGACGCCCGCGAGCTTGAGCACCGAGCAACCCGCGTCGTCGCGCGGCTCGGGCTGGCGGCGGGTGCGGCGCGGTCGGGCACACCGGTGCCGCTGGTGCTCCGGACGGCGGGTGGCGCCTCCTGCGGCTACGTGCTCGACGTCTCCCCCGACGCCGTGACGATCACCGCCACCGTCGTCGAGCACGCGGTCCATGCCCTCACCACGCTGACCCAGCTGCTGCCGCCCTCGGCGCTGCGCGCCGACGGTCTGCCCGCCGGGCCGGTCCACCTCCCGGTCGGCCGCGTCGAGGACTCCCCGCGGTACGGGTGGCGCGGTGCGATGCTCGACGTCGTGCGGCACTACGCCCCGCCGCGCACCGTGCTGCGCTACGTCGACCTGCTGGCCCTGCACAAGTTCAACCGCCTGCACCTGCACCTGACGGACGACCAGGGCTGGCGCATCAACAGCGAGCGCTTCCCCCGGCTCGCCGAGGTCGGCGGGTGGCGGCCGTCCACCCGGCTCGGACCCACGGGCGAGCCGGACCACACGCCCCACGGCGGCGTCTACTCCCTGGCCGACCTCGCCGAGATCGTGCGCTACGCCCGCGAGCGCGGCATCGACGTGGTCCCCGAGATCGATGTGCCCGGGCACACCTCGGCGCTCCGGGCCGCGTATCCCGAGCTCGGGCAGCCGGGCGTCGAGCACACCGTGCAGGACACGGTCTGGGCCGGCGGCTCGTCGATCCGCCCGACCCGGGACGTCGCGGCGTTCCTCGTCGAGGTGCTGGACGAGCTCGTGGAGGCCACCGGCGTACGGTACGTGCACCTGGGCGGCGACGAGTGCGACATGTCGTGGTGGGCCGGCGACCCGCAGGTCGCGGCCGAGATGGCGGAGCACGGGTACACGGAGCCGAAGCAGATGCACGGCCACCTCCTACGTACCCTCGCCGCCCACCTCGCCGGCCGCGGTGTGCGTGCCGTCGTCTGGGACGAGGGGCTGCTCACGGGCGGCGTGCTGCCGGACACCGTCGTCATGGCCTGGCGGGGCGAGAAGGCGTCGGCGCGTGCGGCCCGCACGCACGACGTCGTGCGGGCACCGCTGTTCCCCACGTACTTCAACTTCGACCAGTCCGACGACCCCGCCGAGCCGCGCTCCGAGGGCGGTCCGGTGACGATCGCCGACGTCGCCGCGTTCGCTCCCGTTCCCGACGACTGGGACGACACCCAGCGCGACCATGTGCTGGGCGGGCAGTTCCAGATCTGGTCCGAGTGGGTGCCGGACGAGCGGCGCATCGACTACCTCGCGTTCCCCCGCGCGTGCGCGCTCGCCCAGGTGCTGTGGAGCGGCCCGGTGGGCGACCTCGACGCCCTGACGACCCGGATCGCCGCCCACCTGCCCCGCCTCGACGCGCTCGGTGTGGCCTACCGCCCGCTGGCCGGCCCCCATTCCTGGCAGACCGGCGGCGAGGGCGTGTGGCGGCGCACGGCGTCGGGCACCATCAATCAGACCCGCGCGTGGGTCGAGTCGATCTCCGACGAGCCGTAG
- a CDS encoding ThuA domain-containing protein codes for MRISRPLRALVVVDGTDVHHDLLGAAEALRDIVLEAGVVADRAVGIDRFVDPMPVTAEADVYVLYRSSVHLDPDQQTALADAVAAGKGLVVLHASNLFGFGPDGLDGDRVAHELVGSRYLSHGDQGSEGRYTVRLLPEQVRAGHPASDHPVLAHLDDFEIDDEYYVIETTSDVTVLAERATSDGGTQPVVYVREHGRGRVCYVALGHDMRAWGSPHFRQLVRQAVLWAGGVDESAVETWSTRYPLGNGRSIGPGGTR; via the coding sequence GTGAGGATCTCCCGCCCGCTGCGGGCCCTGGTCGTGGTGGACGGCACCGACGTCCACCACGACCTGCTCGGCGCCGCCGAGGCGCTGCGCGACATCGTCCTGGAGGCGGGTGTGGTCGCCGACCGGGCGGTCGGCATCGACCGGTTCGTCGACCCGATGCCCGTCACGGCAGAGGCCGACGTCTACGTGCTCTACCGCTCCAGCGTGCACCTCGACCCGGACCAGCAGACGGCGCTCGCCGACGCCGTGGCGGCCGGCAAGGGGCTGGTGGTCCTGCACGCGAGCAACCTCTTCGGCTTCGGGCCGGACGGCCTCGACGGCGACCGGGTAGCCCACGAGCTTGTGGGCTCCCGGTACCTCTCCCACGGGGACCAGGGGTCGGAGGGCCGGTACACCGTGCGTCTGCTGCCCGAGCAGGTACGGGCTGGGCACCCCGCATCTGACCACCCCGTGCTCGCCCATCTGGACGACTTCGAGATCGACGACGAGTACTACGTCATCGAGACCACCAGCGACGTGACGGTCCTCGCGGAGCGGGCCACCTCCGACGGCGGCACCCAGCCGGTCGTGTACGTGCGGGAGCACGGCCGGGGGCGGGTCTGCTACGTCGCGCTCGGCCACGACATGCGGGCGTGGGGCAGCCCGCACTTCCGCCAGCTCGTGCGCCAGGCGGTCCTGTGGGCGGGCGGTGTGGACGAGAGCGCCGTGGAGACCTGGTCGACCCGGTACCCGCTCGGCAACGGGCGCTCGATCGGGCCCGGAGGCACCCGGTGA